A window from Opitutia bacterium ISCC 52 encodes these proteins:
- a CDS encoding Xaa-Pro peptidase family protein: protein MLTQEGCNKRRERLWASLPDSVEWVLISNPRHVKYFSNIWVNPVSFSASQTVWLHLERSGKATALADNFTLKSLSGEAYVDETVSEIWYDGENSVENRDSKQAIALKKHFGTLDLRNGAVEEDSLAITALETIEGKPELNIKLGDVIKFLRRKKEADEVEHLMTCMQACEAGHLAALEYVRPRVTDMDVYRAVHAAVLEEAGRPCVVYGDFRANNAELPKAGGLPIGYTLQEGDLYILDYSVILDGYRSDFTNTIAVGEPSADQQALMNACLASLEAGEEALKTDISCKTIFDLCSDTMVAKGFEPLPSHAGHGLGLEHPEPPAIVANSTDTLLLGDVVTLEPGNYIPGIGGVRIERNYLITESGSENLSHHKIALR from the coding sequence ATGCTAACACAAGAAGGTTGTAACAAACGCCGAGAAAGACTCTGGGCTTCCCTACCCGACTCGGTCGAATGGGTGCTCATATCCAATCCTCGGCATGTTAAGTATTTCTCCAACATCTGGGTTAATCCAGTCAGCTTCTCAGCCAGTCAAACCGTATGGCTGCATTTGGAACGCTCCGGAAAAGCTACTGCACTCGCCGACAATTTCACACTCAAGTCTTTGAGTGGTGAAGCCTATGTAGACGAAACCGTATCAGAAATCTGGTACGATGGGGAAAACTCGGTGGAAAACCGAGACTCCAAACAGGCGATCGCCCTGAAGAAACATTTTGGAACCTTGGATCTAAGAAACGGGGCCGTGGAAGAAGACTCGCTTGCCATAACCGCCCTGGAAACCATTGAAGGAAAACCAGAGCTGAACATCAAACTGGGCGATGTCATCAAATTTCTTCGACGCAAGAAAGAGGCAGACGAAGTCGAGCATCTGATGACCTGCATGCAAGCGTGCGAAGCCGGCCACCTGGCAGCACTTGAGTATGTTCGCCCGAGAGTAACGGATATGGATGTCTATCGAGCGGTTCATGCCGCTGTCCTAGAAGAAGCTGGACGACCTTGCGTGGTGTACGGTGATTTCCGAGCTAACAATGCCGAACTACCCAAAGCAGGTGGTCTACCCATCGGGTACACTCTGCAGGAAGGTGACTTATACATTCTAGACTACTCAGTGATCCTGGACGGTTACCGAAGTGACTTTACCAACACTATTGCAGTAGGAGAACCCTCTGCAGATCAGCAAGCGCTCATGAATGCTTGCCTCGCAAGTCTGGAAGCTGGTGAGGAAGCTTTGAAAACTGACATCTCCTGCAAAACCATTTTCGATCTCTGCTCTGATACCATGGTAGCGAAAGGTTTCGAACCTCTACCAAGTCATGCCGGACACGGACTCGGGCTAGAACACCCTGAACCCCCTGCCATTGTGGCAAACAGCACAGATACTTTGCTCTTAGGAGATGTCGTAACCCTAGAACCAGGAAACTACATCCCAGGCATCGGTGGCGTACGCATCGAGCGAAACTACCTTATTACAGAATCAGGATCCGAAAATTTAAGCCATCATAAGATCGCACTCCGCTAG
- a CDS encoding sugar phosphate isomerase/epimerase, translated as MVDFDFNTIDRIYLGKFQKIDLNKRPEHLVNPKNKHFFERGGYSKLDNLDFAKTARSFGIDAIEYVNQMFKTKAKDQAYLKEMIKRADGEGVKSLLVMVDGEGLLGDPDNAKRNQTVENHLKWLDAAKTLGCHSIRVNAGSKGSYKEQQKLAANGLHKLSEAGGKRGINVIVENHGGLSSNGKWLSGVMEMVDHDRCGTLPDFGNFTINRQTGEHYDIYQGMEDLMPHAKAVSAKANDWAKDPNPNVSRGKHGEHEVVIDFKRCLEIVLKYGYHGYIGIEYEGSYQTPMQGVAMTKAVMDRLLVELA; from the coding sequence ATGGTTGATTTCGACTTCAATACCATCGATAGAATTTATCTGGGCAAGTTTCAGAAAATTGATCTGAATAAACGACCAGAACACCTAGTTAACCCAAAGAATAAACACTTTTTCGAACGCGGTGGGTATTCCAAGCTCGATAATCTCGACTTCGCCAAGACCGCCCGCTCGTTCGGTATCGATGCGATTGAATACGTGAATCAGATGTTCAAAACCAAAGCCAAAGACCAGGCCTACTTGAAAGAGATGATTAAGCGGGCTGACGGCGAAGGCGTAAAAAGCCTACTCGTCATGGTAGATGGCGAAGGACTGCTCGGTGATCCCGATAACGCCAAGCGCAATCAAACCGTTGAAAATCATCTCAAATGGCTGGATGCGGCCAAAACCCTGGGGTGTCACTCCATCCGCGTGAACGCAGGAAGCAAGGGCAGTTATAAAGAACAACAGAAACTCGCGGCCAATGGTTTGCACAAACTCAGTGAGGCTGGAGGAAAGCGTGGAATTAACGTCATCGTAGAAAATCACGGAGGCCTTTCTTCCAACGGAAAATGGCTAAGCGGAGTCATGGAGATGGTCGACCACGACCGCTGTGGAACTTTGCCCGATTTTGGAAACTTTACCATCAATCGCCAAACCGGCGAACACTACGATATCTACCAAGGTATGGAAGACCTAATGCCTCACGCCAAGGCGGTAAGCGCCAAGGCAAACGATTGGGCAAAAGATCCTAATCCAAATGTATCCCGCGGTAAACACGGAGAACACGAAGTGGTCATCGATTTCAAACGCTGCCTCGAGATCGTATTGAAGTATGGCTATCACGGCTACATTGGCATCGAGTACGAAGGCAGCTATCAGACACCCATGCAAGGTGTCGCCATGACCAAAGCGGTTATGGATCGATTACTTGTGGAGCTGGCATAA